DNA sequence from the Carnobacterium funditum DSM 5970 genome:
CTGGGGCAAAAAGTCCCAACCTTTTTTTGCTTATCTGAGTATTTAGTTGTTAAATAATTTTGGCCTATAAATCTGAAGTTAACCAACTATTTTTTGTGACGATTTTGTTAATAAGTGTTATTATGGAAGAGAATCAAAATTTCTGAGTTTTAATGAAAAAGAACGGTTTTTAAAATGGGAATAAAAAAGAATGGGGCATTTATGAAATGAAGCATAAAAAGATTTTGGCAAGTGTATTAATGTTGGGATTAATTAGTGGTTGTGGGATTATGGACCAAGCTTCACTAAGCGAATCTCAAGAAGCTGCAGAGACTAAGTCAACAACAGTAACGTCTTCTGTTGAACAATTGACGCCTGAAGAAGAGCAACAAATAAAAGAAAAAGAAGAACATCAAGCTATGTTGGATGAACTGCCCGGTGTGTCAGTTTCTGATTGGAATTTGCTTTTAGTTAATAATTCTCAACAAATTGATCGTACTCTAGACTTACCGTTAACGACTCTACCAAATGGTTATTTGATCGATGAACGGATAAAAGAGGACTATGAGAATTGGTTAGCAAAAGCATCTCAAGCAGGTTATGAAATGGTATTAGTCTCTAGTTATCGTTCAGTGGATTTGCAACAAAAAAATTATGATAACAGTATACAACGTTACCTCGATCAAAACTATACTCAAGAAGAAGCCGTTAAAATGACTAAAGATTATATCGCCATCCCAGGAGGCAGCGAACACCATACAGGATTAGCCGTTGATATGGTCGATTCAGATTGGCTAAAAACTGGAAAAGGCTTAATCCCTGAATACGATACCCAAGATTCACAACAGTGGCTATTAGATAATATGACAGATTACGGCTTCATCTTACGTTTTCCACAAGGTAAAGAGAAAGAAACGGGTATTCAGTATGAGTCATGGCATTTCCGCTATGTTGGTGTCGAAAATGCTAAGTATATTGAAAAATATAATTTGTCATTTGAAGAATACATTCAATTATTAAAAGAAGCTGGAAAATAGAAATAATAACAAGTAAATGGACTAAAAAGAAAGGCGTGACAAATTGGTTAAAAAAAAACCTCGAAAAAAATATAAATCTTCGAAATATAAAAAGAAAAAACGGGGCATATTTTGTTTATCACCTAGTTATATTTTGGTTAGTTTATTAGCTATTTGTTTAATTTTTTTTAGTGCAATCACTTTGTTAAGCTCAAATTATACATCAAATAATACTGGAATATTTACCAATAAAAGCAACAATAACGAACAACAATTTATTGTTCAAACAGCTGAATACGCTAAAAATTTAAAAGAAACATATGGAATTCTCCCAAGTATCAGTATTGCTCAAGCAATCTTAGAATCTGATTGGGGTAGAAGTGAACTATCAGTAAAAAATAATAACTTTTATGGCATTAAAGGTGATAATCCAAATAAGACAGTTATGATGAATACAAAAGAATTTGTGAATGGAGAATGGATTGAAATAAAAGCACCTTTTAGAAAATACGATAGTTGGCAAGAGTCAATGGACGAACACGCAAGACTAATCGTATATGGTACAACTTGGAATGCGAATCAATATTCTACTGTTTTAGCAGCAACTGAGTATAAAGAAGCAGCCTATGCTTTGGAAAAGAGTGGGTACGCAACCGATCCAGACTATCCCGTGAAATTAATTCGTTTAATTGAACAATACAACTTGCATCAATACGATTAAATTAATCGTATTGTTTTTTCTGAAAAGCTATTAAATGTCTATTATGAGGTTACTTTTCAGTTGTTTTTTTCACTCCTATACTGGCTTATTTCTATACTGAGGGGGCCCATTTGAAAAGAAAATTTTAAAACTTGTTTATTTTCGCGAGTATGTGCAACAAGCTAACCGGTATGGTCAAATCGGAATCATAGCAAAAAAGAAAAAAGGTTGAAAATAAAATCTATGATTGTTCACTCTAAAATATCGATTCTTGAATAGCGATAAACCTAGTTCAGTAAAAAATATTAGAACGATTCAGGTTCGATAAATTCTAGCTAACGTTTAAAGATTTAAGTAAAATAACGAGATAGGTTTGAAAACATTAGGAGGTTAGTTAAATGGAAGAATATGTTGGAGAAACGGCTCCCAAAATAACAACAGATTTAAGAAGAGATTATATTGAGGTACCAGAAATTATTCATAAAGTTAGCGGGATTGTCATAAATGGTAAGCGAATTCGTTCGTTGATTTTTACAACGGATATCGCTATTATTATGAATAACGATGCAGATGCTGTAATAGCCGTTTACCCATTCACCCCACATCCAGCTATTGTTAACGGTATCACAACAGCAGCAAGTATGCCTGTTGTTGCAGGAGTAGGTGGTGGTTTAACACACGGACACAGATCCGCTAATATTGCTTTATTTGCAGAAGCACACGGCTGTATCGGTGTAGTTTTAAATGCGCCAACACCTTTAAGTACAATTAAAGAAGTAAATGAAGTAGTAGATGTACCAATTATTTCAACAGTCGTTTCAGAATTTACAGATATACAAGAAAAATTAGATGCAGGAGTGGACATTGTAAATATCAGTGGAGCAGCGAACACACCTAACATAGTTAGAGAAATCCGGCGAAATTTTCCAAACCTACCAATCATCGCTACCGGCGGACCAACAATAGAAAGCATAAAAGCAACTATAGAAGCCGGAGCCAACGCTATTACCTACACTCCACCAAGTAACGGCGAACTATTTAGCAAAAAAATGAAACTATACCGTAAACATGAAAAACAAGATGCTGAGGACTCTGAACAGTCATGAAAGAAAAATAGGAAATGACAAAAAGGATACTTCTTATCCTCAAAGTCATTTATCATTTTTCAGAATGACTAGAGTATGCAGCTCGGGTACAAGCAGTCTAGTTCTTTGTTCATTTACAAAATCCGAAGCGTTCTGCCTAGCTGGATAAGTAAATACGAATTTGATCCAATTTGAGGAGGAATTGCTAGTGAAAGACACAAAACGCAATCAAAAAACCAAACGGCCATTATGGATGATGATTACTGCTATTATTTTGGTTAGTGCATTAATCATTGGTGGAGGAACAGGGTATTATTTTTGGTCAAAACAAAAAGATGAAAAAGCAGCACAGCAAACGGTCGATTCTTTTATCCATTCTTTAGAAAAACAAGATTATTCAGCGATGAGTAAATTAGTTTCAGAAAGTACATTAGAAAAAATCGGTTATACTAAAGATGATATGGAAAAACGCTATGAAACAATCTATGGGGGAATTGGTGCTTCTGATTTAAGCGTTTCTGATTTAAAAGTCTCATTAAATGAAGAAAAAAAACAATACGATGTTTTATACACAGTACAGATGACTACTTCCTTAGGGAAATTAGATAAACAATCTTTTGTTACAACTATGACTAAAGAAAAAGATGAGTATAAATTAAATTGGAATACCCAACTTATCTTTCCAGAGTTAGAACCAAATGACAAAATCAGTTTAACCACTACAATTGGAGAACGAGGAGATATACTTGCGACTGATGGATCTCCACTAGCAACAGAAGGAAAAGTTTGGGATGCTGGGCTTTACCCTGAAGCTTTGGGAGATGGAACAGATAAAGATAACAAGCTAAAAGTTATTGGTAATGAATTTGATGTTGCGGTTGAACAATTAGAAAATAAATTATCAGCTGAATGGGTTTTGCCTGAAAGCTTTGTTCCTTTTAAAATTGTAAAAGATGGAGATACCCCTGAGGTACCTGGGGTCCTTTATCAAGAAAAAACCATTCGAACTTACCCATTAAATGAAGCAGCTGCTCACCTAATCGGATATGTTGGAGAAGCGACCGCCGAAGATATTAAAAAAAATCCAACATTACAAGCGGGTGACGTTATTGGGAAAGCCGGTTTGGAGGCAACATTTAATGAAAGATTAAACGGCCAAAAAGGCGGAAGAATCGTCATTAATGATGAGACAGATGGATTAAAGAAAGTACTTCAAGAAACAGAAATTAAAAATGGGGAAGACATTACATTGACAATCAATGCAAAACTTCAAAAAGCTGCATACGAACAGTTAATAGATGAAAATAGTTCCGCAGTTTTTATGGATCCGAAAGATGGCAGATTATTGTCTTTAGTCAGCACACCTTCTTATGATGCAAACCTAATGACAATGGGCATTAGTACAGAAGAGTATCAAAAATATACTGATGATGTAAATAACCCTTTTCTTGCTCGTTTTGCAGCCGGATATGCTCCCGGTTCGACCTTTAAGACTATTACAGCAGCAATTGGATTAGACTCAGGTATAACAACAACAGATAAAATCCACAAAATTGATGGATTAAAATGGCAAAAAGATTCATCATGGGGAGACCATTTTATCGTGCGTGTTTCAGATACACCGCAAGTAAATTTAGAGTCAGCTTTAGTCTACTCTGACAATATCTACTTTGCTCAAGAAGCTTTGGAAATGGGGCGAAAAGTTTATGAAGAAGGACTATCTCAGTTTATTTTTGGAGAAAAGTTAAACTTACCCATTGCAATGAATCCAGCTCAAATTTCAAATGAAGGAACATTAGCTAAAGAAACGTTATTAGCAGATACAGCATACGGACAAGGTCAACTATTGATGAATCCCATTCAACAGGCTGTCTCGTTTTCTGTTTTTGCAAATGAAGGCAAACTGATTTATCCCAAATTAACGGCAGACCAAAAGACGACTGAACCTAAAATGGCCGTGACTGCTAAATCAGCGAATATAGTAAAAGATAACTTAATCAAAGTGGTAGAAAAACCTGAAGGAACAGCACACAGTCTAGCTTCACTAAACAAAAAGAATCTTGCAGCAAAAACAGGAACAGCCGAAACAACAGAATCAAAAGTAGAAGGTGAAGACGCAGAAACAAATGGCTTCCTACTAACATTTGATGCAGAAAATAACAGTTATCTAATGGTAGCGATGATAGAAGGCAAATCCAGTGGAGACGTCACAGCAACAATGAAACCCTTATTAGGAAATATCGAAGAACTAATAAAATAAGATGCTGAGCGCTCTGTCCAGACATGAAAGAAAAATAGGAAATGTCAAAGAGGAGGCTTTTTATCCTCAAAGACAGTTATCTTTTTTCCGAATGTCTAGAGCGTAAAGCTCAATTAAAATAAGATGCTGAGCGCTCTGCCCAGACATGAAAGAAAAATAGGAAATGTCAAAGAGGAGGCTTTTTATCCTCAAAGACAGTTATCTTTTTTCCGAATGTCTAGAGCGTAAAGCTCAATTAAAATAAGATGCTGAGCGCTCTGTCCAGACATGAAAGAAAAATAGGAAATAGTGTTTAAAATGCATTTTATGAAATAAGAAATTAAAAGTAAGTTGCTATGAGGTTTAAATTGTGGTATGTTTTGCCTAATCGAAAAACGTAACTATTAAAAAGGAGATCACGATTTATGAATCCAGACCCCGACAGTCAGTCGATGTTAGGACAAATTTTACTTATTATTGTTCTAACAGCTATCAACGCATTTTTTGCTTCAGCAGAAATGGCATTTGTATCTTTAAACCAAAGCAAAGTAAGAGAGAAAGCTGCCCAAGGTGATAAAAAATCAGCTGCAGTATTAAAATTATTGGCTAATTCAGATAACTTTCTTGCAACAATTCAGGTAGTCATTACACTAGCAGGATTTATTTCGAGTGCCTCAGCCGCAACAAGTTTTGCCTCACGTCTGGAACCTTTTTTAATTAGTATTCCAGGTGGGAAACAACTGGCAATCGTAGTGGTAACAGTAATTTTATCTTATATTACGCTTGTTTTTGGCGAGTTGTATCCTAAACAAGTTGCTTTACAAAAAGCAGAAGAAGTTGCTCGCTTTACAGCTGGACCCATTAGAATAGCACAAATGGTTTTCACGCCTTTTGTAAAATTACTCTCGTTATCAACGGATTTATTGAAACGAATGACACCAATAGATTTTTCTAAAAAAGAAGAAAAAATGACACGGGATGAATTTCGTTCTTATTTAGAAAATAGCCAAGCAAAAGGAGCTATTGATGTGGAACAATTTACCATGTTAAAAGGTGTTTTATCAATGGATACGAAAATGGCGAGAGAGATTATGGTACCTCGAACAGATACCTATATGATTGACTATGAGGATGGGAATGAAGAAAATATTCCATTGTTATTAGACTGCAGATTTTCACGTGTACCCGTTTATATGTCAGATAAAGAT
Encoded proteins:
- a CDS encoding M15 family metallopeptidase produces the protein MKHKKILASVLMLGLISGCGIMDQASLSESQEAAETKSTTVTSSVEQLTPEEEQQIKEKEEHQAMLDELPGVSVSDWNLLLVNNSQQIDRTLDLPLTTLPNGYLIDERIKEDYENWLAKASQAGYEMVLVSSYRSVDLQQKNYDNSIQRYLDQNYTQEEAVKMTKDYIAIPGGSEHHTGLAVDMVDSDWLKTGKGLIPEYDTQDSQQWLLDNMTDYGFILRFPQGKEKETGIQYESWHFRYVGVENAKYIEKYNLSFEEYIQLLKEAGK
- a CDS encoding glycoside hydrolase family 73 protein, translated to MLSSNYTSNNTGIFTNKSNNNEQQFIVQTAEYAKNLKETYGILPSISIAQAILESDWGRSELSVKNNNFYGIKGDNPNKTVMMNTKEFVNGEWIEIKAPFRKYDSWQESMDEHARLIVYGTTWNANQYSTVLAATEYKEAAYALEKSGYATDPDYPVKLIRLIEQYNLHQYD
- a CDS encoding hydrolase; translated protein: MEEYVGETAPKITTDLRRDYIEVPEIIHKVSGIVINGKRIRSLIFTTDIAIIMNNDADAVIAVYPFTPHPAIVNGITTAASMPVVAGVGGGLTHGHRSANIALFAEAHGCIGVVLNAPTPLSTIKEVNEVVDVPIISTVVSEFTDIQEKLDAGVDIVNISGAANTPNIVREIRRNFPNLPIIATGGPTIESIKATIEAGANAITYTPPSNGELFSKKMKLYRKHEKQDAEDSEQS
- a CDS encoding penicillin-binding transpeptidase domain-containing protein translates to MKDTKRNQKTKRPLWMMITAIILVSALIIGGGTGYYFWSKQKDEKAAQQTVDSFIHSLEKQDYSAMSKLVSESTLEKIGYTKDDMEKRYETIYGGIGASDLSVSDLKVSLNEEKKQYDVLYTVQMTTSLGKLDKQSFVTTMTKEKDEYKLNWNTQLIFPELEPNDKISLTTTIGERGDILATDGSPLATEGKVWDAGLYPEALGDGTDKDNKLKVIGNEFDVAVEQLENKLSAEWVLPESFVPFKIVKDGDTPEVPGVLYQEKTIRTYPLNEAAAHLIGYVGEATAEDIKKNPTLQAGDVIGKAGLEATFNERLNGQKGGRIVINDETDGLKKVLQETEIKNGEDITLTINAKLQKAAYEQLIDENSSAVFMDPKDGRLLSLVSTPSYDANLMTMGISTEEYQKYTDDVNNPFLARFAAGYAPGSTFKTITAAIGLDSGITTTDKIHKIDGLKWQKDSSWGDHFIVRVSDTPQVNLESALVYSDNIYFAQEALEMGRKVYEEGLSQFIFGEKLNLPIAMNPAQISNEGTLAKETLLADTAYGQGQLLMNPIQQAVSFSVFANEGKLIYPKLTADQKTTEPKMAVTAKSANIVKDNLIKVVEKPEGTAHSLASLNKKNLAAKTGTAETTESKVEGEDAETNGFLLTFDAENNSYLMVAMIEGKSSGDVTATMKPLLGNIEELIK
- a CDS encoding hemolysin family protein; its protein translation is MNPDPDSQSMLGQILLIIVLTAINAFFASAEMAFVSLNQSKVREKAAQGDKKSAAVLKLLANSDNFLATIQVVITLAGFISSASAATSFASRLEPFLISIPGGKQLAIVVVTVILSYITLVFGELYPKQVALQKAEEVARFTAGPIRIAQMVFTPFVKLLSLSTDLLKRMTPIDFSKKEEKMTRDEFRSYLENSQAKGAIDVEQFTMLKGVLSMDTKMAREIMVPRTDTYMIDYEDGNEENIPLLLDCRFSRVPVYMSDKDNIIGIVHVKNLLKASRKTNLDDVEIKELLNPPLYVPETIFMDDLLYELKRTRNQMAILNDEYGGVVGIATLEDLLEEIVGDIDDEYDETYSMIEPINENRYLVDGSTPLSKFNEFFNTNIESNDVDSIAGFFIMEYGSIPHHGEEALVEYADYIFTSNKIEGSRLVNIYVDTVQHETTND